From the Mustelus asterias chromosome 14, sMusAst1.hap1.1, whole genome shotgun sequence genome, one window contains:
- the LOC144503899 gene encoding uncharacterized protein LOC144503899: protein MEKPWNCGDCGKGFRFPSELETHRRVHTGERPFTCFVCGKGFTTSSTLQTHQQVHAVESPFTCSDCGKGFSVSSHLLTHRRVHTGERPFTCPECGKGFSQSSNLLTHQRVHTGERPFACADCGKGFIDSSHLLLHQRVHTGERPFTCPECGKGFTRSSNLLAHQRVHTGERPLTCPECGKGFSDSSTLLTHQRVHTGERPFTCPVCGKGFTQSSNLMTHQRVHTGERPFICPACGKGFSVSSHLRRHERVHTGERPFICPECGKGFTQLYNLMTHERVHTGERPFICSACGKGFTQLSILLRHQRVHK from the coding sequence ATGGAGAAGCCATGGaattgtggggactgtgggaagggattccggttcccatctgagctggaaacccatcgacgcgttcacactggggaaaggccgttcacctgcttcgtgtgtgggaagggattcaccacaTCATCTaccttgcagacacaccagcaagttcatgcTGTGGAGagcccgttcacctgctctgactgtgggaaggggttcagtgtTTCCTCCCATCTGTTGACCCACCGGCGagtacacactggggagagaccgttcacatgccccgagtgtgggaagggattctctcagTCCTCCAATCTGCtgacccaccagcgagttcacacgggggagaggcctTTCGCTTGCGctgattgtgggaaaggatttattgattcctcccacctgctgttacaccagcgagttcacacgggggagaggccatttacctgcccggagtgtgggaagggattcactcggtcatccaacctgctggcacatcagcgagttcacactggggaaagaccgcTCACCTGCccggagtgtgggaagggattcagcgattcatccaccctgctgacacaccagcgagttcacactggggagagacccttcacgtgccctgtgtgtgggaaaggattcactcaatcatccaaccttatgacacaccagcgagttcacaccggggagagaccattcatctgccctgcgtgtggcaagggattcagtgtgtcgtcccacctgcggagacacgaacgagttcacactggagagaggccattcatctgccccgagtgtgggaagggattcactcagctaTACAACCTGATGACGCATGAACgtgttcacacgggggagaggccattcatctgttctgcttgtgggaagggatttacccaGTTATCAAtcttgctgagacaccagcgagttcacaagtga